A region of Solanum dulcamara chromosome 7, daSolDulc1.2, whole genome shotgun sequence DNA encodes the following proteins:
- the LOC129894647 gene encoding basic blue protein-like — MAKLLLVYVIVILALAYSGSATNYMVVDNSGWDISTDLDTWLLGKRFVVGDVLLFQFSTYHSVYEVIKENFDRCNISNAVKWSSKGNTSFPITEAGDSYFICGNRLHCLGGMKLHVNVEDNTNTVASPAAPPVPQAGASNFPTHSSKTNNPSTIVPHSTNLSNHVGLDSILMATRGFCWFF, encoded by the exons ATGGCAAAGCTTCTACTCGTTTATGTCATTGTAATTCTTGCTCTTGCATACTCAGGTTCAGCCACTAACTACATGGTGGTTGATAACTCTGGATGGGATATTAGTACTGATCTTGATACATGGTTACTAGGCAAGCGATTTGTTGTTGGTGATGTTCTTT TATTCCAATTTTCGACGTATCATAGTGTGTATGAGGTAATAAAGGAGAATTTCGATAGGTGCAACATAAGTAATGCAGTAAAATGGAGCAGTAAAGGCAATACAAGTTTCCCAATAACAGAGGCAGGGGACAGTTACTTCATTTGTGGGAACAGGTTACATTGCCTTGGAGGGATGAAACTTCATGTAAATGTAGAAGATAATACCAACACGGTGGCTTCTCCAGCTGCACCGCCAGTACCTCAGGCTGGGGCATCTAATTTTCCTACACATTCTTCTAAGACCAACAACCCTTCAACTATTGTTCCTCATTCGACTAATTTGTCCAACCATGTTGGTTTAGATTCTATACTTATGGCAACACGTGGGTTTTGttggtttttttaa